One segment of Brassica napus cultivar Da-Ae chromosome C3, Da-Ae, whole genome shotgun sequence DNA contains the following:
- the LOC106431237 gene encoding uncharacterized protein LOC106431237, with amino-acid sequence MEDVLSQAWAQVKWEEDVAARAKAQTKQEHRSTRSDRGDRDEKSSQKGSKDSGSRNHGRFQYQPMEKEEGMAVATWPDISHLSISTPELINTLRQMGQQVKWPQKMKAPDSLRNPAQWCDFHRDHGHKTEDCVALRIEVNELSQKGHLRKFLSEKAKAHLSKETSGKPKGDAPSSPPRQDRVIHVISGGSEISGISHAAAKRNTRNAKHGLENAQPKRLLLGTDEISFTAKEQERILSPHHDALVVSLTIANCLVKRILIDNGSSSNIIFLTAYQDLGLEDNTLTRKVTPVIGFSGEVKQTAGEVTLPVYAEGINLSTKFLVVDCQSAYNMIQGRPWICWGKISRCYFP; translated from the coding sequence ATGGAAGATGTTCTATCACAAGCCTGGGCGCAAGTGAAGTGGGAGGAGGATGTAGCTGCTCGCGCCAAAGCTCAAACCAAGCAAGAGCATAGGTCCACCCGATCAGATCGAGGGGACCGAGATGAGAAATCCTCCCAGAAGGGATCCAAAGACTCCGGAAGCAGAAACCATGGCAGGTTCCAATACCAACccatggagaaagaagaagggaTGGCTGTGGCAACATGGCCCGACATCTCGCATCTCTCCATATCTACACCGGAGCTCATCAACACGCTAAGGCAGATGGGTCAACAAGTCAAGTGGCCCCAGAAGATGAAAGCACCTGATTCGCTCAGGAACCCTGCGCAATGGTGCGACTTCCATCGCGATCATGGGCACAAGACAGAGGATTGCGTCGCCTTGAGAATCGAGGTCAACGAACTATCTCAAAAGGGGCATCTCCGAAAGTTTCTATCAGAGAAAGCCAAGGCTCACCTCAGCAAGGAGACATCGGGGAAACCAAAAGGAGACGCACCTAGCTCTCCACCTCGTCAAGACCGGGTGATTCACGTCATATCCGGAGGCTCAGAAATAAGCGGTATCAGCCATGCAGCTGCTAAGAGAAACACCCGCAATGCTAAACATGGCCTGGAGAATGCTCAACCTAAACGCCTACTCCTAGGCACCGACGAGATAAGCTTCACAGCGAAAGAGCAAGAGAGGATCCTATCTCCCCATCATGATGCTCTAGTCGTCTCTCTCACCATAGCAAACTGCCTTGTGAAGAGGATATTGATAGACAACGGCTCCTCAAGCAACATCATCTTCCTGACGGCGTACCAGGACCTAGGGCTGGAGGACAATACCCTGACGCGCAAGGTAACCCCAGTCATCGGATTCAGCGGCGAAGTCAAGCAAACCGCTGGAGAAGTCACTCTACCAGTATACGCTGAGGGGATCAACCTGTCTACCAAGTTCCTAGTCGTAGACTGCCAATCCGCATACAACATGATCCAAGGACGACCCTGGatctgttggggaaaaatatccCGGTGTTATTTCCCCTAG